From a single Cyclobacterium marinum DSM 745 genomic region:
- a CDS encoding ABC transporter permease, giving the protein MNLSYFIAKRISFKKTGGFTGTIHRIAVASIALGLSIMIISFLILGGFQSVISNKVFSFTGHFQVNRFVMSQSLEDSPTSTTSDFYRHYKESDYIRHVQVFANKPALIKGEEEVEGVMMKGVGRDFDSLAFKPSIVKGRFIQFPEKGQSSNEIVVSTKIAKKMLLDVGSKITMYFVQDPPRFRRLEVVGLYETFLEDFDDKFVLGDVRVIQVLNDWDEDKVGGFEVFINDPKNIDTYEDELYESIDYDLRLTKVTDRFIQIFDWLELLNNNVYVFLALILFVASFNMVSILFILIMERTSMIGLLKAMGSTNRQIRNIFIWNGIRIIGRGMLLGNLIGLGFGLLQQSTHLFKLNAENYYMSYVPIVWDWPIIFGLNVLIMLITTLVLFIPAVIISNVNPIKSIKFD; this is encoded by the coding sequence TTGAACCTTTCCTACTTCATTGCAAAAAGAATCAGTTTTAAAAAGACGGGAGGTTTTACCGGAACCATCCACAGAATCGCTGTAGCCAGTATTGCGCTTGGCTTGTCTATTATGATCATCTCCTTTTTAATTTTGGGAGGTTTTCAATCGGTGATTTCCAATAAAGTTTTTTCTTTTACGGGGCATTTTCAAGTAAATCGCTTTGTAATGAGTCAATCCTTAGAAGATTCGCCAACAAGTACAACAAGCGATTTTTATAGGCATTACAAGGAAAGCGATTACATTCGACATGTGCAAGTATTTGCCAACAAGCCGGCCCTTATCAAAGGGGAAGAAGAGGTTGAAGGGGTCATGATGAAAGGGGTTGGGAGAGATTTTGATAGCTTGGCCTTCAAACCCTCAATAGTAAAAGGACGATTCATACAATTTCCTGAGAAGGGACAATCCTCTAATGAAATTGTAGTCAGTACAAAGATCGCGAAGAAAATGCTTCTTGATGTAGGTAGTAAAATCACCATGTATTTTGTTCAAGATCCGCCAAGATTTAGAAGATTAGAGGTAGTGGGCTTGTATGAGACTTTTTTGGAAGATTTTGATGACAAATTTGTACTGGGTGATGTAAGAGTTATACAGGTGCTCAATGATTGGGATGAGGATAAAGTTGGGGGATTTGAGGTTTTTATCAACGACCCGAAAAACATTGATACTTATGAAGATGAGCTGTATGAAAGTATAGACTATGACCTAAGATTGACCAAGGTTACTGACAGGTTTATTCAGATTTTCGACTGGTTGGAATTACTCAATAACAATGTTTATGTTTTTTTAGCTTTAATACTGTTTGTGGCTTCTTTTAATATGGTTTCTATTCTCTTCATTTTGATTATGGAGAGAACCTCCATGATAGGCTTACTTAAAGCCATGGGAAGTACCAATCGTCAAATCAGAAATATTTTCATATGGAACGGCATACGGATAATTGGCAGGGGAATGTTACTAGGCAACCTGATTGGGCTTGGTTTTGGTTTATTGCAGCAATCCACTCATCTTTTCAAACTCAATGCTGAAAATTATTACATGAGTTATGTTCCCATTGTTTGGGACTGGCCGATAATTTTTGGCTTAAATGTGTTGATTATGTTGATTACAACTCTAGTATTATTTATTCCTGCTGTGATTATCAGTAATGTAAACCCAATCAAATCAATCAAATTTGATTAA